From one Streptomyces sp. NBC_00539 genomic stretch:
- a CDS encoding TetR/AcrR family transcriptional regulator, translating to MARTPAPGTRRRILETSARLFGELGVRAVGMQQVSDATGVGKSLLYREFAGKDELVAAWLRESDAQWWEQAERVTAPHCGDPVRQVLALMEFLHASVREPDFHGCIFYNTSSEFRDPEHPGRREAKLHLQALRDWLRDKGALAGAVDPDGMADALMLVIGGLLANGEVLGVRGPARMALATAELIVRHHCPDTAGAPPVA from the coding sequence ATGGCGCGCACGCCGGCACCAGGCACGAGGCGACGCATCCTGGAGACCTCGGCCCGACTCTTCGGCGAGCTGGGGGTCAGGGCCGTCGGCATGCAGCAGGTGAGCGACGCGACCGGAGTCGGCAAGAGCCTTCTCTACCGCGAGTTCGCCGGCAAGGACGAACTGGTCGCGGCCTGGCTGCGCGAGAGCGACGCCCAGTGGTGGGAGCAGGCCGAACGGGTCACGGCGCCCCACTGCGGCGACCCGGTCCGCCAGGTCCTCGCACTGATGGAGTTCCTCCACGCCAGTGTCCGGGAGCCGGACTTCCACGGCTGCATCTTCTACAACACCTCCAGCGAGTTCCGCGACCCCGAGCACCCGGGCCGCCGCGAGGCGAAGTTGCACCTCCAGGCGTTGCGGGACTGGTTGCGCGACAAGGGGGCGCTGGCGGGTGCGGTGGACCCCGACGGCATGGCGGACGCCCTCATGCTCGTCATCGGCGGCCTGCTCGCCAACGGCGAGGTCCTCGGGGTGCGCGGTCCGGCCCGGATGGCGCTCGCGACGGCCGAGCTGATCGTCCGTCATCACTGCCCGGACACCGCCGGGGCCCCGCCCGTCGCGTAA
- a CDS encoding nuclear transport factor 2 family protein, with the protein MSDERTREVIEQFNRAFRQHDPGLLEDVLAPDCLLENSGPAPEGTRHVGYDECLRFWSSIAADEGTTFDVEELWTAGERAVCRWRLQYGPGEADFVRGVNVTRLENGLIAESFGYVKG; encoded by the coding sequence ATGTCGGACGAGCGGACGCGCGAGGTCATCGAGCAGTTCAACCGGGCTTTCCGGCAGCACGACCCCGGCCTCCTCGAGGACGTCCTCGCGCCGGACTGCCTCCTGGAGAACTCGGGACCGGCCCCCGAGGGGACGAGGCACGTCGGATACGACGAGTGCCTGCGGTTCTGGAGCTCGATCGCCGCCGACGAAGGAACCACCTTCGACGTGGAGGAGCTCTGGACGGCCGGCGAACGGGCCGTGTGCCGGTGGCGGCTGCAATACGGGCCGGGCGAGGCCGACTTCGTCCGCGGCGTCAACGTGACCCGGCTGGAGAACGGTCTGATCGCCGAGAGCTTCGGGTACGTCAAGGGCTGA
- a CDS encoding 4'-phosphopantetheinyl transferase family protein, with protein MDAWLVDLDQVVPTFHEQAALTEEELRRGAEFVHARAAHRFFRARLTVRRLLADRLGLDPRDLRIHYDPAGKPYLPDQPGTHISWSRSDGMLLLGATETGPVGVDVELVRPAGTSMEVLSFVYPAAPATATPRAFFHAWTLLEAAVKATGRGLARGAKEVDLDFAPDGAVTLRGITGHGPHPWHGHTSLHPTHPTAPSAMTAFVSHEVPPFRIRPWPPR; from the coding sequence ATGGACGCATGGCTGGTCGACCTCGACCAGGTCGTCCCCACTTTCCACGAACAAGCCGCCCTGACCGAAGAGGAGCTGCGGCGCGGAGCCGAGTTCGTCCACGCCCGGGCCGCCCATCGCTTCTTCCGCGCCCGGCTGACGGTCCGCAGGCTGCTGGCCGACCGCCTGGGACTCGACCCGCGCGACCTGCGCATCCACTACGACCCGGCGGGCAAGCCCTACCTGCCCGACCAGCCCGGCACCCACATCAGCTGGTCCCGCTCCGACGGCATGCTGCTGCTGGGCGCGACCGAGACCGGACCGGTCGGGGTGGACGTGGAGCTCGTCCGCCCGGCCGGCACCAGCATGGAGGTCCTGTCCTTCGTCTACCCGGCGGCCCCCGCCACGGCCACGCCCCGCGCCTTCTTCCACGCCTGGACCCTGCTCGAAGCGGCGGTCAAGGCCACCGGCCGGGGCCTGGCCCGGGGTGCGAAGGAGGTCGACCTGGACTTCGCCCCGGACGGCGCGGTCACCCTGCGCGGCATCACCGGCCACGGCCCCCACCCCTGGCACGGCCACACCTCCCTGCACCCCACCCACCCCACCGCCCCCTCGGCCATGACCGCCTTCGTCTCCCACGAGGTCCCCCCGTTCCGCATCCGCCCCTGGCCGCCGCGCTGA
- a CDS encoding C45 family peptidase yields the protein MSVTFVAARGTAREVGRTHGAALAAPLRAFLDDGLARLDHLTDAPVSLAALRPTVAAYRAAVTAALPDLAEEVAGLAEGARITEDEAWLLQLRREIMGYSKIRTGGDCTTYARTGPAPVLAQTVDLSGNLDTHITVLRTPRSLVLSFAGLLGYLGLNRAGLAVGLNLVLGGAWGPGVPPYLAIRHLLDHAGSVAEALELLADLPLASSRSLMLCDRERAVYVEHLDGELRVGQGSDPVHTNHFLHPDFAPADELNVFARNSSVRRLRAATEGLARIAPAAPAQDHFALLARPPVCVPDRGDIRAERTVAAVVLFPHAGELHLRPGDPSQSETRTFTF from the coding sequence ATGAGCGTCACCTTCGTCGCCGCCCGGGGCACCGCGCGCGAAGTCGGCCGCACGCACGGCGCGGCCCTCGCCGCGCCGCTGCGGGCCTTCCTCGACGACGGCCTCGCCCGCCTGGACCACCTCACGGACGCCCCCGTCTCGCTCGCCGCGCTCCGGCCGACGGTCGCCGCCTACCGGGCGGCGGTCACGGCCGCCCTGCCGGACCTCGCCGAGGAGGTGGCCGGGCTCGCGGAAGGAGCCCGCATCACCGAGGACGAAGCCTGGCTGCTCCAGCTGCGCCGCGAGATCATGGGCTACTCCAAGATCCGGACCGGCGGGGACTGCACCACGTACGCCCGCACCGGGCCCGCCCCCGTCCTGGCCCAGACGGTGGACCTCAGCGGCAACCTCGACACCCACATCACCGTCCTGCGGACCCCGCGCTCACTGGTCCTCAGCTTCGCGGGACTGCTCGGCTACCTCGGGCTCAACCGCGCGGGCCTCGCCGTCGGGCTGAACCTGGTGCTCGGCGGCGCGTGGGGCCCGGGGGTGCCGCCGTACCTGGCGATCCGCCACCTCCTGGACCACGCGGGGAGCGTCGCGGAAGCCCTCGAACTCCTCGCGGACCTGCCGCTGGCCAGCTCGCGCTCGCTGATGCTGTGCGACCGCGAGCGCGCGGTGTACGTGGAGCACCTGGACGGGGAACTGCGGGTGGGGCAGGGGAGCGACCCGGTGCACACCAACCACTTCCTGCACCCCGACTTCGCCCCGGCGGACGAACTCAACGTCTTCGCCCGCAACTCCTCGGTGCGCCGCCTGCGCGCGGCCACCGAGGGCCTGGCCCGCATCGCCCCGGCCGCCCCGGCGCAGGACCACTTCGCCCTCCTCGCGCGCCCGCCGGTCTGCGTCCCCGACCGCGGGGACATCCGCGCCGAACGCACCGTCGCGGCGGTGGTCCTCTTCCCGCACGCGGGCGAACTGCACCTGCGCCCGGGCGATCCCTCGCAGAGCGAGACCCGGACGTTCACCTTCTGA
- a CDS encoding GNAT family N-acetyltransferase codes for MTTNWAADAAAILENDRVRMTPVTEADREGVRAVAMDPDIWRYFVSAVENDADFETFFGAMLADHAAGRRAIYVITDKATGRIAGSMSFGNMAEADRRLEIGWSWLGRDFRGKGINHWAKALLLTHAFDVLEAERVEFKTDVLNVQARRGLRNIGATEEGTLRSFNYMPGGRRRDAVFYSVLRAEWPEVGAALAWGPKTAVTA; via the coding sequence ATGACGACCAACTGGGCCGCGGACGCCGCCGCCATCCTGGAGAACGACCGCGTCCGGATGACCCCGGTCACCGAAGCGGACCGCGAGGGCGTCCGCGCCGTCGCGATGGACCCCGACATCTGGCGCTACTTCGTCTCCGCCGTCGAGAACGACGCCGACTTCGAGACCTTCTTCGGCGCCATGCTCGCCGACCACGCCGCCGGCCGACGGGCCATCTACGTCATCACCGACAAGGCGACCGGCCGAATCGCCGGCAGCATGAGCTTCGGCAACATGGCCGAAGCCGACCGGCGCCTGGAGATCGGCTGGTCCTGGCTCGGCCGCGACTTCCGCGGCAAGGGCATCAACCACTGGGCGAAGGCGCTGCTCCTCACGCACGCCTTCGACGTCCTGGAGGCCGAGCGCGTCGAGTTCAAGACCGACGTCCTCAACGTCCAGGCCAGGCGCGGACTGCGCAACATCGGCGCCACCGAGGAAGGGACCCTGCGCAGCTTCAACTACATGCCCGGAGGCCGGCGCCGCGACGCCGTCTTCTACAGCGTCCTGCGCGCCGAATGGCCCGAGGTGGGCGCCGCCCTCGCCTGGGGACCGAAGACGGCCGTCACCGCATGA
- a CDS encoding phosphopantetheine-binding protein — MPDTLTAIESAAREQLSLVLIPEVAAESLDPDADLAAAYGLTSLNKVLFLTELCEDTGVDLAHFTEHDLAAMRTLRDVTAALTRHHDATPGA; from the coding sequence ATGCCTGACACCCTCACCGCGATCGAGTCCGCGGCCCGCGAACAGCTCTCCCTCGTCCTGATCCCCGAGGTCGCCGCCGAGTCGCTCGACCCCGACGCGGACCTGGCCGCCGCCTACGGCCTGACCTCCCTCAACAAGGTCCTCTTCCTCACCGAGCTGTGCGAGGACACGGGCGTCGACCTCGCCCACTTCACCGAACACGACCTCGCCGCCATGCGTACGCTGCGCGACGTCACCGCCGCCCTCACCCGCCACCACGACGCGACCCCCGGAGCCTGA
- a CDS encoding AMP-binding protein produces MTAPTVPVTAPAAAPTVPVTAPAAPSPLNRLVAAAPTAGGRIHAARLDGTRSLALSELYERSGRLAHHLRALGIGPGTRIGILAANGLEWVLLDLAALRLGAQTAGLEPGKFTPSRELMDRYGLTLLCTDQPTALAGTLRTDDVWALTEPGDGPAEPLPPVTWAEQDVTTIKFTSGSTGVPKGLGATAGSIESSLEAVQEIFGHTPDDHLFVFLPLSLLQQRYWVYSALLHGHDVTLTTYEAAFATLRRVRPTVVMGVPAFYETARRQIEARRRRPGAGGTRQVAEALFGDRIRYLWTGSAPAAPALVRFFTEEAGLPLFEGYGLNETCIVTKNHPGAHREGSVGRVVRGKQVLIGEDGVISVRSTHPVGDHYEYAAPGDSEKVFMPDGTVRTGDIGHLDEDGFLFVHGRADDVIVLDNGKKIVVRPVEELMKADPAIAECVLFSPTQTDLVAVVSPAALPADTGAVTAALAAANAAGTPDERISRVIVADEPFSIANGLLTSQYKPKRPAIRSAYAHQLHSQEAGIHA; encoded by the coding sequence ATGACCGCCCCGACGGTCCCCGTCACCGCCCCGGCGGCCGCCCCCACGGTCCCCGTCACCGCCCCGGCCGCCCCCTCACCGCTCAACCGCCTCGTCGCCGCCGCCCCGACGGCCGGCGGCCGCATCCACGCGGCCCGCCTGGACGGCACCCGCTCCCTCGCACTGAGCGAGCTGTACGAGCGCTCCGGCCGCCTCGCCCACCACCTGCGCGCCCTCGGCATCGGCCCGGGCACGCGGATCGGCATCCTCGCCGCCAACGGCCTGGAGTGGGTACTGCTCGACCTGGCGGCGCTGCGCCTGGGCGCCCAGACCGCCGGCCTGGAACCCGGCAAGTTCACCCCGTCGCGCGAGCTCATGGACCGCTACGGCCTCACGCTCCTGTGCACCGACCAGCCCACCGCCCTCGCCGGCACCCTGCGCACGGACGACGTCTGGGCCCTGACCGAACCCGGCGACGGCCCTGCGGAACCCCTGCCCCCGGTCACCTGGGCGGAGCAGGACGTCACCACCATCAAGTTCACCTCCGGCAGCACCGGCGTCCCCAAGGGCCTCGGCGCGACCGCCGGCAGCATCGAGAGCTCCCTCGAAGCCGTCCAGGAGATCTTCGGACACACCCCCGACGACCACCTGTTCGTCTTCCTCCCCCTCTCCCTGCTCCAGCAGCGCTACTGGGTCTACTCGGCCCTGCTGCACGGCCACGACGTCACCCTCACCACCTACGAGGCGGCCTTCGCCACCCTGCGCCGGGTGCGCCCCACCGTGGTCATGGGCGTCCCCGCCTTCTACGAGACGGCCCGCCGCCAGATCGAGGCCCGGCGCAGGCGCCCCGGCGCGGGCGGTACCCGGCAGGTCGCCGAGGCCCTGTTCGGCGACCGCATCCGCTACCTGTGGACCGGCTCCGCACCCGCCGCGCCCGCGCTGGTCCGCTTCTTCACCGAGGAGGCCGGGCTGCCGCTCTTCGAGGGCTACGGCCTCAACGAGACGTGCATCGTCACCAAGAACCACCCCGGGGCCCACCGCGAGGGCAGCGTCGGCCGAGTGGTACGCGGCAAGCAGGTGCTGATCGGGGAGGACGGGGTGATCAGCGTCCGCAGCACCCACCCCGTCGGCGACCACTACGAGTACGCCGCCCCAGGCGACTCCGAGAAGGTCTTCATGCCGGACGGCACCGTACGCACCGGCGACATCGGCCACCTCGACGAGGACGGTTTCCTCTTCGTCCACGGCCGCGCCGACGACGTCATCGTCCTCGACAACGGCAAGAAGATCGTGGTGCGGCCCGTCGAAGAGCTGATGAAGGCCGATCCGGCGATAGCCGAATGCGTGCTGTTCAGCCCCACCCAGACCGACCTCGTCGCCGTCGTCTCCCCGGCCGCCCTGCCCGCCGACACCGGCGCCGTCACCGCCGCCCTCGCCGCGGCGAACGCCGCCGGCACCCCCGACGAGCGGATCAGCCGGGTCATCGTCGCCGACGAGCCGTTCAGCATCGCCAACGGCCTGCTGACTTCCCAGTACAAGCCCAAACGCCCCGCGATCCGAAGCGCCTACGCGCACCAGCTGCACAGCCAGGAGGCCGGAATCCATGCCTGA